A genomic region of Metopolophium dirhodum isolate CAU chromosome 1, ASM1992520v1, whole genome shotgun sequence contains the following coding sequences:
- the LOC132934075 gene encoding general transcription factor II-I repeat domain-containing protein 2B-like yields the protein MQHLSTLNVSLQGRNKLVNDLGQKVLSFQNKLKLFIRDLQSNNFTHFSCLEKIEACLIESEIKINCDDYVLKLEFLFTDFKERFRDLKALKPSFGFLENPFLVNVIEKGCPLSHPIITNKADLEIELLELLEDEGLKQFINNCPSILEFWKHISILKYPNIKNCAVKLISIFGTTFSCESLYSTMKIIKSKYRSNLTDDHLTELLRTALTSIQPDLKKLTKKVDTKKIPRKQN from the coding sequence ATGCAACATTTATCAACATTAAATGTATCTCTTCAAGGTcgaaataaattagttaatgaCCTAGGGCAAAAAgtattaagttttcaaaataaactaaaacttTTCATACGAGATTTACaatcaaacaattttactcACTTTTCATGTTTAGAAAAAATAGAAGCGTGCCTGATAGaatcagaaataaaaattaattgtgacGACTATGTACTTAAACTTGAATTTCTATTTACCGACTTCAAAGAACGATTTCGAGACCTAAAGGCATTAAAACCCTCATTCGGATTTTTAGAAAATCCATTTTTAGTTAATGTCATTGAAAAGGGATGTCCATTATCACATCCTATCATCACAAATAAAGCGGATCTCGAAATAGAACTCTTGGAGTTATTAGAAGATGAAGGTCTTAAGCAGTTTATAAACAATTGTCCCTCTATATTGGAATTTTGGAAgcatatttctatattaaaatacccaaatattaaaaactgtgcggtaaaattgatatcaatttttGGAACGACGTTTTCATGTGAATCACTTTAttcaacaatgaaaataattaagtcaAAATATCGTTCAAATTTGACTGATGATCATCTTACAGAATTACTAAGAACTGCTCTTACATCAATTCAACCAGATCTTAAGAAGCTTACTAAAAAAGTAGACACGAAAAAAATACCACGCAAACAAAATTAg